A single genomic interval of Candidatus Jordarchaeales archaeon harbors:
- a CDS encoding CDC48 family AAA ATPase, which translates to MSESEVLRVAEAKPQDAGRGIARIDPLVAEKLKISTGDAIEILGKRSTVVLSWPGYPEDRGKGIIRIDGITRRNAGVGIDDKVTIRKTEVKKATSITFAPTEPLRISGGESYLKDILIGRPVTIGDIVELPVLGRKLALMVVDHKPKAKAVLMDYATDVIISDKPAEEVMRKRAPKVTYEDIGGLKEEIRKIREMVELPLRFPEIFQRLGIEPPKGVLLYGPPGTGKTLLAKAVANETDAHFISISGPEIMSKFYGESEERLREIFEEAKKNAPSIIFIDEIDSIAPKREEVTGEVEKRVVAQLLALMDGLESRGQVVVIGATNRPNAIDPALRRPGRFDREIEIKIPNKDARLEILQIHTRGMPLAEDVNLNYLAEITHGYTGADLAALCKEAAMSAIRRIIPEINFEQGTIPAEVLNKLVVTMEDFMNAYRSIEPSAMREVAIEVPNVKWEDIGGLEEVKQELIETVEWPLKYGRFYNYMGARPPKGILLYGPPGTGKTLLAKAVASQSQANFIHVKGPEFLSKWVGESERAVRETFRRARQAAPCIIFIDEIDAVTPTRGSGIGDSHVTERVISQLLTELDGLEELRDVVVIAATNRPDIIDPALLRPGRFDRLIYIPPPDLKARRQIFEIHTRGKPLDSDVNLDKLASLTEGYTGADIAAVCNEAVMLAIREYITKGEVDEKTEDFSKFKIKWKHFEEALRKVKPISKKQLEWYTRIAEEFAASAH; encoded by the coding sequence ATGAGTGAAAGTGAAGTGTTGCGTGTCGCTGAGGCTAAACCTCAAGATGCTGGAAGGGGTATTGCTAGGATAGACCCGCTGGTCGCCGAGAAATTGAAAATCTCTACTGGCGATGCTATAGAAATTCTTGGTAAGAGAAGTACTGTGGTGCTTTCATGGCCTGGCTATCCAGAAGACAGGGGTAAGGGTATCATACGGATTGACGGTATAACGAGGCGCAATGCAGGAGTCGGGATAGATGACAAAGTTACGATCAGAAAAACGGAGGTTAAGAAAGCAACCAGCATAACCTTTGCGCCGACGGAGCCATTGCGGATTAGCGGTGGCGAGTCATACCTCAAAGACATTCTCATCGGGAGACCTGTTACTATAGGCGACATAGTGGAGCTTCCTGTTTTGGGAAGGAAGCTCGCGCTCATGGTTGTTGACCACAAGCCGAAAGCTAAGGCAGTTCTCATGGATTACGCAACGGACGTTATAATCAGTGACAAGCCTGCAGAGGAAGTGATGAGGAAGCGTGCTCCAAAGGTTACATACGAGGACATAGGTGGTCTAAAGGAGGAAATAAGGAAGATTAGAGAGATGGTAGAGCTGCCATTAAGGTTCCCGGAAATATTCCAGAGGCTTGGCATTGAGCCGCCTAAAGGTGTCCTGCTCTATGGTCCCCCGGGGACGGGTAAGACTTTGCTGGCGAAGGCTGTAGCTAATGAGACTGACGCTCACTTTATATCGATAAGTGGCCCGGAAATAATGAGCAAGTTTTACGGTGAGAGCGAGGAGCGGTTAAGGGAGATATTCGAGGAAGCCAAGAAGAACGCTCCAAGCATAATATTCATCGACGAGATAGATAGCATAGCTCCTAAGAGGGAAGAGGTCACCGGAGAAGTTGAGAAGCGAGTTGTAGCACAGCTTCTCGCCCTAATGGACGGGTTGGAGTCTAGAGGTCAAGTAGTGGTTATAGGTGCGACGAACAGGCCTAACGCAATAGACCCAGCGCTCAGAAGGCCGGGACGCTTCGACAGAGAGATTGAGATAAAAATCCCCAACAAGGATGCCCGGCTCGAGATTCTCCAGATTCACACTAGAGGGATGCCTCTCGCCGAGGACGTCAACCTGAACTACCTTGCTGAGATCACCCATGGCTATACAGGTGCAGACCTGGCGGCGCTCTGTAAAGAGGCTGCTATGTCCGCCATTAGGCGGATAATACCTGAAATAAACTTCGAACAGGGCACTATACCTGCAGAGGTGCTCAACAAACTTGTCGTCACCATGGAAGACTTCATGAACGCCTATAGGAGCATAGAACCTTCAGCGATGAGGGAAGTAGCAATCGAGGTTCCAAACGTCAAGTGGGAGGACATAGGCGGTTTAGAGGAGGTTAAACAGGAATTAATTGAAACAGTGGAATGGCCGCTTAAGTACGGCAGGTTCTACAATTACATGGGCGCCAGACCACCTAAAGGGATCTTACTCTACGGTCCACCAGGAACGGGTAAAACGCTCCTAGCGAAAGCTGTAGCTTCTCAGAGCCAGGCAAACTTCATACACGTCAAGGGTCCAGAGTTCCTGAGTAAGTGGGTTGGAGAGAGCGAGAGGGCTGTTCGAGAAACCTTTAGGAGGGCTAGGCAGGCTGCACCGTGCATAATATTCATAGACGAAATAGACGCCGTAACGCCGACCAGAGGCTCGGGGATTGGAGACTCGCATGTGACAGAGAGAGTTATAAGTCAACTGTTGACGGAATTGGACGGCTTAGAAGAGCTCAGGGACGTTGTAGTAATTGCAGCTACGAACAGGCCGGACATCATAGACCCCGCACTCTTGAGGCCTGGACGGTTTGACAGGCTCATCTACATCCCACCGCCAGACCTGAAAGCCCGGAGGCAGATCTTCGAAATTCACACTAGGGGTAAGCCTCTGGACAGCGATGTTAACTTGGACAAGCTGGCGTCACTAACTGAGGGTTACACGGGTGCCGACATAGCAGCAGTTTGCAATGAGGCAGTGATGTTGGCAATAAGAGAATACATTACTAAGGGTGAAGTCGACGAGAAAACGGAAGACTTCTCCAAATTCAAGATCAAGTGGAAGCACTTCGAAGAGGCGCTCAGGAAAGTCAAGCCTATCTCGAAGAAGCAGTTGGAGTGGTACACTAGAATAGCAGAGGAGTTTGCAGCGTCGGCGCACTAA
- a CDS encoding double-cubane-cluster-containing anaerobic reductase has protein sequence MSDGYREMWKELGLDLERHDALLASLLPVYQEVYLSQKNRPKSMGYYDFVVSEIHGLRVKELVDFRKKGGKVVSTFCLYVPEELVIAAGAVQVGLCGGANTTIEYAERDLPRNLCPLIKSSYGFKISALCPYFAVSDLIVGETTCDGKKKMYEFLSRHAPTYVVEVPHKPNTEHAKMLWFEELKLLKDKLEELTGNKITVEKLRNAVNIVNEKRNVLRKLFEARKARPSPISGKDAILVTQISFYDDPRRFVEKTEELVRELEERIKNKEGVVDEDAPRIVISGCPMAIPNWKLHHIIESSGAVVVAEESCTGSRYLSIESINANAKSVDEFLRAMVDAYSNIHCACFTPNDERVNDVVKLVKEFSADGVIHYNLHSCHPYSVEANKVTRALKEKGIPAISIETDYSQEDVGQLTTRVEAFIEMLKK, from the coding sequence TTGTCTGACGGGTACCGTGAGATGTGGAAAGAGCTCGGATTAGACTTGGAGAGGCACGATGCGCTTTTGGCATCATTACTGCCGGTTTACCAAGAAGTGTACCTCTCTCAGAAAAACAGGCCCAAGTCGATGGGGTACTATGACTTCGTCGTCTCAGAGATACATGGGTTAAGGGTAAAGGAACTCGTGGATTTCAGAAAAAAGGGTGGAAAGGTTGTCTCAACTTTCTGCCTTTACGTCCCTGAAGAACTCGTGATCGCCGCGGGAGCGGTGCAAGTTGGTCTCTGTGGTGGAGCGAATACGACGATTGAGTACGCAGAAAGGGACTTGCCTAGAAATCTCTGCCCGCTGATTAAGTCGTCTTACGGATTCAAGATATCCGCCTTGTGTCCCTACTTTGCCGTAAGTGACCTTATCGTTGGAGAAACCACTTGTGACGGGAAAAAGAAGATGTACGAGTTTCTCAGCAGACATGCTCCGACTTATGTTGTCGAGGTGCCTCACAAGCCAAACACTGAGCATGCCAAAATGCTTTGGTTTGAAGAGCTTAAGTTACTTAAGGATAAACTTGAGGAGCTTACTGGGAACAAAATTACCGTTGAGAAGCTCAGGAATGCGGTTAACATTGTGAATGAGAAGAGAAACGTTCTCAGGAAGCTTTTTGAGGCAAGGAAGGCCCGTCCCTCGCCCATAAGTGGTAAGGATGCTATTCTTGTAACTCAAATAAGCTTCTATGATGATCCACGGCGTTTCGTCGAAAAGACAGAAGAACTCGTTAGGGAACTTGAAGAGAGAATAAAGAACAAGGAGGGCGTCGTAGACGAAGATGCTCCAAGAATAGTAATTAGCGGATGCCCCATGGCTATTCCGAATTGGAAGCTTCACCATATTATCGAGAGCAGCGGAGCGGTAGTGGTTGCAGAGGAATCATGTACGGGTTCAAGGTATCTTAGCATCGAAAGCATTAACGCGAACGCCAAAAGCGTGGATGAGTTTCTCAGGGCGATGGTTGATGCTTACAGCAACATTCACTGCGCTTGTTTTACACCTAATGATGAAAGAGTTAATGACGTAGTGAAGTTGGTCAAGGAGTTTAGCGCTGATGGTGTCATACACTACAATCTCCACAGTTGCCACCCCTACAGCGTTGAGGCGAACAAGGTGACCAGAGCTCTCAAGGAGAAGGGTATCCCTGCAATTAGCATAGAGACAGACTACAGCCAAGAGGATGTGGGCCAGCTCACCACTAGAGTGGAAGCTTTCATCGAGATGCTCAAAAAGTAG
- a CDS encoding acyl-CoA dehydratase activase, whose product MMGYVIGLDMGSTTTKALLLADKEMIYEIRPTGVNPHETGKMLLSLLCSRAGISLDDVACIVATGYGRVNAPYASIKISEIACHAKGAYFINRNVRIVIDVGGQDSKVIAVGSEGEVVDFYMNDKCAAGTGRFLDIMASTLEMSHEEMAHAALSSRNPAKISSMCTVFAESEVISLIAKGARKEDIAAGLCHAIADRLASMVRKLGVKGVIMMSGGVAKNTGLVNILGKKLGEKIYVPDEPQIIGALGAALIAKEKNRRY is encoded by the coding sequence ATGATGGGCTACGTCATTGGGCTTGACATGGGATCAACAACGACTAAGGCATTGCTTCTTGCGGATAAAGAGATGATCTACGAGATTCGCCCAACAGGAGTGAATCCTCATGAGACAGGGAAAATGCTTCTCTCTCTACTATGTTCAAGGGCTGGGATCAGCTTAGACGATGTAGCCTGCATTGTGGCTACAGGTTATGGGCGAGTGAACGCGCCCTACGCCAGTATAAAGATATCTGAGATAGCTTGTCACGCTAAGGGAGCCTATTTCATCAATAGAAACGTGCGTATCGTGATTGATGTCGGAGGACAAGATAGCAAGGTGATAGCGGTAGGTAGCGAAGGAGAAGTTGTAGATTTCTATATGAATGATAAATGTGCCGCTGGCACAGGAAGGTTCCTTGATATTATGGCGTCCACTCTGGAGATGAGCCATGAAGAGATGGCGCATGCCGCTCTCAGCTCACGCAACCCGGCGAAAATATCTAGTATGTGCACGGTTTTCGCTGAATCTGAAGTTATTTCTTTAATAGCTAAGGGGGCTAGAAAGGAAGACATTGCCGCAGGACTATGTCATGCTATAGCAGACCGGCTGGCCTCTATGGTGAGGAAGCTAGGGGTTAAGGGAGTTATCATGATGAGTGGTGGGGTAGCTAAAAACACAGGGTTAGTTAATATTCTAGGGAAGAAACTTGGAGAGAAAATATACGTGCCAGATGAGCCGCAAATAATAGGCGCACTGGGAGCAGCGCTAATAGCCAAGGAGAAAAATAGGCGATATTAG
- a CDS encoding DEAD/DEAH box helicase family protein, which translates to MIKLEYDKGTILIYGMQVPHSRWDDRVGAYRSLAIYYRDIVEFLKESNLKFVDNVLDLIPCPILKFNAKLKDYQEDAVNAWVKAGKRGVIVMPTGSGKTFVALKAISIVSEATLVVVPTLDLMDQWATAVSDTFGVEVGLYGGGEHTLGPITIATYDTAYLRIEELGNKFSFIVFDEVHHLPSPGYSHIAEMSAAPYRMGLTATPERSDGLHVELSRLVGGVKYEVPIKELTGRHLAEYEIKRVLVDLTPEERKAYDEAYNIYINYLKENNLSMNSPEDFRKLILKSGRDPKARAALLARHRARTISINSSSKLNVLAKILEKHANDRIIIFTEHNSLVYKVSSAFLIPAITHKTPKKERREILRKFKEGVYRAVVTSKVLDEGIDVPEANVGVILGGSGSKREFIQRLGRLLRKREGKKAILYEVVSKTSEIAISRRRRKGVEE; encoded by the coding sequence TTGATTAAGCTGGAGTATGACAAGGGAACCATACTGATCTACGGCATGCAAGTCCCCCACTCGAGGTGGGATGACAGGGTAGGCGCCTACCGCTCGCTTGCAATATACTACAGGGACATCGTCGAATTTCTTAAGGAGTCAAACCTTAAGTTCGTCGACAACGTTTTAGACCTTATACCATGCCCTATACTTAAGTTCAACGCTAAGCTGAAAGACTACCAGGAAGATGCTGTGAACGCATGGGTTAAAGCCGGAAAACGCGGAGTCATAGTGATGCCGACAGGGTCCGGTAAAACGTTCGTCGCCCTGAAAGCCATATCCATTGTCTCCGAGGCGACGTTGGTAGTCGTACCAACACTCGACCTAATGGATCAATGGGCCACAGCGGTGTCAGACACCTTCGGCGTGGAAGTAGGACTCTACGGGGGAGGCGAGCACACACTAGGACCCATAACCATAGCAACCTACGACACTGCGTACCTCAGGATTGAAGAACTGGGAAACAAATTTTCCTTCATAGTCTTTGACGAAGTCCACCACCTGCCATCGCCAGGCTACTCACACATCGCCGAGATGTCTGCCGCCCCGTATAGAATGGGGCTCACAGCAACCCCCGAACGCTCAGACGGACTGCACGTTGAACTCAGCCGCCTAGTGGGCGGAGTGAAGTACGAGGTTCCCATAAAAGAGCTAACCGGCCGCCATCTTGCAGAGTACGAGATAAAACGCGTCCTCGTCGACCTAACGCCCGAAGAAAGAAAGGCGTACGATGAAGCCTATAACATCTACATCAACTACTTGAAAGAGAACAACCTCTCCATGAACTCCCCTGAAGACTTTAGAAAGCTTATCCTTAAAAGCGGGAGGGACCCGAAGGCGAGAGCAGCCCTCCTAGCGAGACACAGAGCGAGAACGATCTCCATAAACTCGTCCTCCAAGCTCAACGTGCTAGCAAAAATACTCGAAAAACACGCAAACGACAGGATCATAATATTCACGGAGCACAATAGCCTAGTCTACAAGGTGAGCTCAGCCTTCCTTATCCCGGCGATAACGCACAAGACTCCGAAAAAGGAAAGACGCGAAATACTAAGAAAGTTTAAGGAAGGAGTTTACCGTGCCGTAGTGACTAGCAAAGTACTAGATGAAGGTATAGACGTTCCCGAAGCAAATGTTGGCGTGATTCTTGGAGGAAGTGGAAGCAAACGTGAGTTCATCCAGAGACTCGGAAGACTTCTAAGGAAAAGAGAGGGAAAAAAGGCTATACTCTACGAGGTCGTTTCGAAAACGTCTGAGATAGCAATATCCAGAAGAAGGCGCAAGGGAGTGGAAGAATAA
- a CDS encoding class I SAM-dependent methyltransferase — protein sequence MAEKDAKTLWRELIKPVVPGSKKLYDLYFMYTFLGVRRGEMLLEVLERLLPVEGKFFLDVGCGAGGLAIAFTKRSSATVAFDVDPRYLKVATAWGREEGVELNLLVASGESMPFKNGAFDFVACSDVIEHLNNPSKMVGEVARVLRKGGIVYLTCPNRISPRIILKDNHYLLPFFTLLPRRIAEAYVKSTKRGETNEVFFLPLYPKLVKAFESVGIRLYSWNLDEKIRSLRRLIPNSRIGRVVMRAATFILKHFYVKWLCPVWIFLGKKTGEPTSKRAEN from the coding sequence ATGGCAGAAAAAGATGCCAAGACGCTTTGGAGGGAGCTGATAAAGCCGGTTGTTCCTGGCTCTAAGAAGCTGTACGACCTCTACTTCATGTACACCTTTCTTGGGGTCAGGAGGGGGGAAATGCTCCTAGAAGTTCTGGAACGTCTCTTGCCAGTTGAAGGAAAGTTCTTTCTTGATGTCGGGTGCGGAGCAGGCGGACTAGCAATAGCTTTCACCAAGAGAAGTTCTGCCACAGTTGCTTTCGACGTGGACCCAAGGTACCTTAAAGTTGCAACGGCGTGGGGGAGAGAGGAGGGTGTTGAGTTGAACCTGCTGGTGGCGAGCGGGGAAAGCATGCCCTTCAAGAACGGGGCTTTTGACTTCGTAGCCTGCAGTGACGTAATAGAACACCTGAACAATCCGTCCAAGATGGTGGGTGAAGTAGCTAGAGTTCTAAGAAAGGGAGGAATAGTCTACCTAACGTGCCCCAACAGGATATCCCCCCGAATCATATTGAAAGACAACCACTACCTCCTCCCCTTCTTCACGCTCCTCCCAAGAAGGATCGCTGAGGCCTATGTTAAGTCGACTAAGAGAGGTGAAACAAACGAGGTCTTCTTCCTCCCACTATACCCGAAACTGGTGAAAGCATTCGAGAGCGTGGGAATACGCCTATACTCCTGGAACTTGGACGAAAAGATACGCTCCCTCCGCCGGCTCATACCAAACTCAAGGATAGGCAGAGTTGTAATGCGCGCTGCAACATTCATCCTAAAACACTTTTACGTCAAGTGGCTCTGCCCCGTCTGGATCTTCCTGGGCAAAAAGACGGGTGAGCCCACCTCAAAAAGGGCGGAAAACTAA
- a CDS encoding ATP-binding protein, whose protein sequence is MPSRVLLDPTVGFYLDELETTMDILIPPNPLDRVIGQDHAVKMAKLAVKQRRHLLLVGYPGVGKSMIAKAIAFLLPPPKEEVWVVHNPKNPERPMVEVVRGDTKRGEEQVGRFVTPKDIPFEVAVRLGYRCKNCGMMSSSSNITCPYCGSYKEVDKGDFSSPFRDLYEKYVFPIEQKRRRKVVPYTVRGVDGKEEVVFYEAVGHDPDGPSVRVLGQKDLEVLGEFEKSRPRKILIPLNRKTFVQATGASETELLGDVLHDPYGGHPELGTPPYKRVVAGAIHEAHEGVLYIDELPHLGHLQSFLLTAMQDKKFPITGRNPQSSGSNVRVDDVPCDFMFIGACNIQDLPAILSPLRSRIQGNGYEILLNSTMPDTPENRAKIAQFVAQEVVSDGRIPHATREAVEELIREAIRRAEVIDGVKGAITLRLRDLGGVVRMAGDLAVEEGSDLIEGRHMREAIKMCVPVEEQVKRLFGSLEKAIMREMTQANKLKVNYSCIEGLARYG, encoded by the coding sequence GTGCCTAGCCGCGTCCTTCTCGACCCCACAGTTGGCTTCTACCTTGATGAACTTGAAACCACAATGGACATTTTAATTCCGCCTAATCCACTTGACAGAGTCATAGGGCAGGACCACGCCGTTAAGATGGCTAAGCTGGCTGTGAAGCAAAGGAGACACCTCCTTCTAGTCGGCTACCCGGGTGTAGGCAAGTCAATGATAGCTAAAGCCATCGCATTTCTTCTGCCTCCCCCCAAAGAAGAGGTCTGGGTTGTACATAACCCCAAGAACCCTGAAAGACCAATGGTAGAAGTCGTTAGAGGGGATACGAAGCGTGGGGAAGAACAGGTGGGTCGGTTCGTCACACCGAAAGACATACCTTTCGAGGTTGCTGTCAGGCTGGGCTACAGGTGTAAGAATTGTGGGATGATGAGTTCCTCCTCTAACATTACTTGCCCCTACTGTGGTAGTTACAAGGAGGTCGACAAAGGTGACTTTTCGTCCCCTTTTAGGGACCTTTACGAGAAGTACGTTTTTCCTATCGAGCAAAAGAGACGTAGGAAGGTGGTCCCCTACACCGTCAGAGGGGTTGACGGAAAAGAGGAGGTAGTTTTTTACGAGGCGGTCGGCCACGACCCTGATGGCCCCTCTGTTAGGGTGCTTGGTCAAAAAGACCTGGAAGTTCTAGGGGAGTTCGAAAAGTCCAGGCCGAGGAAGATCCTGATCCCGCTAAACAGGAAGACTTTTGTGCAGGCGACGGGGGCAAGCGAGACGGAGCTTCTGGGAGACGTGCTTCACGACCCTTACGGGGGGCACCCGGAGCTTGGCACTCCCCCGTATAAGAGAGTTGTTGCTGGAGCCATACACGAGGCTCACGAAGGTGTCCTCTACATAGATGAGCTACCCCACCTAGGTCACCTGCAAAGCTTCCTTTTGACAGCCATGCAGGACAAGAAGTTTCCCATAACCGGGCGTAACCCTCAGAGTAGTGGTTCAAACGTCAGGGTCGACGATGTGCCATGTGACTTCATGTTCATAGGAGCATGTAACATACAGGACCTGCCTGCCATACTGTCCCCTCTGAGGTCGAGGATTCAAGGGAACGGCTACGAGATTCTCCTAAACTCCACGATGCCTGACACGCCGGAGAACAGGGCGAAAATAGCGCAGTTTGTCGCCCAAGAGGTGGTTTCCGACGGAAGGATACCACATGCCACGAGGGAGGCTGTTGAAGAACTCATCAGAGAAGCCATAAGGAGGGCTGAAGTTATAGATGGAGTAAAGGGGGCTATAACATTAAGGTTGAGGGATCTCGGCGGCGTTGTTAGAATGGCCGGAGACCTAGCGGTCGAAGAAGGGAGCGATTTGATAGAAGGGCGCCACATGAGGGAAGCTATAAAGATGTGCGTCCCTGTAGAGGAGCAGGTTAAACGGCTCTTCGGCTCGCTCGAGAAAGCAATAATGAGAGAAATGACGCAGGCAAACAAGTTAAAGGTGAACTACTCGTGCATTGAAGGGTTAGCGCGCTACGGATGA
- a CDS encoding zinc-ribbon domain-containing protein — protein MLKEAFLFLSGIFMLVIGLLMTLFVLTTPIGVLFLLIGIICIIIGITSEGAETATGRVKTVPPPVPAKPKVAREKKEEQEKGLPPGYMYCLYCGEKIPKASRFCPNCGAALE, from the coding sequence GTGCTCAAAGAGGCGTTCCTGTTTCTCTCCGGAATATTTATGCTCGTCATAGGACTGCTGATGACCCTATTTGTTTTAACGACACCGATAGGAGTGTTATTCCTACTTATAGGAATTATATGTATCATAATTGGTATAACGTCAGAAGGGGCCGAGACTGCAACGGGAAGGGTTAAAACGGTCCCACCACCAGTACCCGCTAAACCTAAAGTAGCAAGGGAGAAGAAGGAGGAACAGGAAAAGGGTCTTCCCCCAGGATACATGTACTGCCTTTACTGCGGGGAGAAAATACCTAAAGCTTCTAGGTTTTGCCCTAACTGCGGGGCTGCATTAGAGTGA
- the purM gene encoding phosphoribosylformylglycinamidine cyclo-ligase — MSSGITYRNAGVDINKTRKAHEKIGALIERTFGFRRGLFGEVLGPFGHYANLISIGGSKALALHSDGVGTKVLVAQLMDKYDTVGIDCVAMNANDLICVGAEPVALVDYLAVEEPREDMISEIMKGLVAGAEEAGMAIVGGETAVMPDVIKGAVPGRGFDLSAASIGVVDVDKVITGAAMKPGDLVIGLESSGVHSNGITLARKVLLERAGLSVHDRLPISGERVGDALLKPTRIYVKPVLEALKVAEVRGLGHITGGAFSKLNRICMGRVGLLLDHMPEPHPVFLDIQEAGNVDDGEMYRTFNMGVGFVIVTSKDTADDAIEVCKRHGVAANVIGRVVEGKGVRVVTPKGRVIDM, encoded by the coding sequence TTGAGTAGCGGGATAACTTATAGGAATGCGGGCGTGGACATTAATAAGACGAGAAAGGCACATGAAAAGATTGGTGCGCTCATTGAGCGGACTTTTGGTTTCAGAAGGGGACTGTTTGGAGAAGTTTTAGGGCCTTTCGGGCACTATGCTAACCTGATAAGTATCGGGGGCAGTAAGGCGCTGGCGCTTCACAGCGACGGGGTCGGAACTAAGGTTCTAGTTGCACAGCTCATGGACAAGTATGATACTGTGGGAATAGATTGCGTTGCCATGAACGCTAATGACTTGATATGTGTCGGCGCGGAGCCCGTGGCATTAGTCGACTACCTTGCTGTCGAGGAGCCAAGGGAGGATATGATCTCCGAGATAATGAAGGGGCTCGTGGCTGGAGCGGAGGAGGCTGGGATGGCCATTGTCGGGGGAGAGACGGCCGTAATGCCTGACGTGATAAAAGGTGCTGTCCCGGGAAGGGGGTTTGACCTTTCAGCGGCCAGTATAGGGGTTGTTGATGTCGACAAGGTTATCACTGGAGCGGCGATGAAGCCGGGGGATTTAGTTATTGGGTTGGAGAGCAGTGGTGTGCACTCGAATGGCATAACGCTGGCGAGAAAAGTGCTACTTGAACGTGCAGGCTTAAGTGTTCACGACAGGCTTCCAATATCGGGGGAAAGGGTTGGCGACGCACTCCTAAAGCCTACTAGGATATACGTCAAACCTGTTCTAGAGGCTTTAAAGGTTGCCGAGGTTCGCGGGCTAGGACACATAACTGGAGGGGCGTTCAGTAAGCTTAACAGGATCTGCATGGGGAGAGTTGGTTTGCTTTTAGACCACATGCCTGAACCGCATCCAGTTTTCTTAGACATACAAGAGGCTGGGAACGTGGACGACGGGGAAATGTATAGGACGTTTAACATGGGTGTTGGGTTCGTGATCGTGACGAGCAAGGATACTGCCGACGACGCCATTGAGGTTTGCAAGAGACATGGAGTTGCTGCGAACGTTATAGGAAGGGTGGTTGAGGGAAAAGGTGTGCGCGTGGTTACCCCTAAGGGGCGCGTAATTGATATGTAA
- a CDS encoding DNA double-strand break repair nuclease NurA, translating into MNLLKILEERELQRGQLFYEALKILGDEAERFYKTYISMVKQLECFEGNLELVELSVNPAARDVLTVGVDGSSNRSERAGLSFIVVSAVSVFFKCDNPLVYAPRVIAKCIPTIGLVDEDLDRVEAISRQYLERTAAVEALLSHNCDLILLDGPILPHHDLLPPYRVVSREYEVSRAVREEYERVFRRIYGDGGIADRLTELLVERLHACVVKSPRSVELVSSSSQLPSSIGLYGRVSDVALLDPILPACSKKGGRKLVITAPRKSKLWGELAKRKVFGKNYAGFISDMRFFYFKPHDAMPIRVEVHRSVVEDERLFEYLCSALYYQASNMNNVPWPLEFAHAFSLVEDTLLDFLTDEFFARIVKMAKKEGVEANVFYRMFKPKHGLESVWGKRGRGV; encoded by the coding sequence TTGAACCTTCTTAAGATACTTGAAGAAAGGGAACTGCAGAGGGGGCAGCTCTTTTACGAGGCTCTTAAAATTCTCGGAGACGAGGCTGAACGCTTCTATAAGACCTACATTTCTATGGTGAAGCAACTCGAGTGCTTCGAAGGAAACCTGGAGCTCGTCGAGTTGAGTGTTAACCCTGCAGCTAGAGACGTCCTAACTGTCGGAGTCGACGGTTCGTCCAACAGGAGTGAGCGGGCTGGCCTTTCTTTCATAGTTGTTTCAGCCGTCTCGGTCTTCTTCAAATGTGACAACCCCCTAGTTTACGCTCCACGCGTCATCGCTAAGTGTATTCCCACAATTGGTCTCGTTGACGAAGACTTGGATCGCGTCGAAGCAATTTCCCGCCAGTATCTCGAGAGAACGGCAGCCGTTGAGGCACTTCTCTCTCACAACTGCGACTTGATACTCCTCGACGGCCCAATACTCCCACACCACGACCTTTTACCACCTTACAGAGTTGTTTCGCGCGAGTACGAAGTATCAAGGGCTGTACGGGAAGAGTATGAGCGAGTTTTCAGAAGGATTTACGGTGACGGCGGGATAGCTGACAGGCTGACAGAGCTACTTGTAGAACGCCTCCACGCGTGCGTGGTGAAATCCCCCCGCTCGGTCGAGTTGGTCTCCAGCTCCTCTCAGCTCCCAAGCTCCATAGGACTGTATGGTAGGGTGAGCGATGTCGCTCTCCTTGACCCAATACTGCCCGCATGTAGCAAGAAAGGTGGAAGAAAGTTGGTTATCACAGCTCCCAGGAAGAGCAAGCTCTGGGGGGAGCTGGCGAAGAGGAAGGTTTTCGGCAAGAACTATGCCGGCTTCATATCGGACATGCGCTTCTTCTACTTCAAGCCCCACGACGCCATGCCTATAAGGGTTGAAGTCCACCGCAGCGTCGTCGAGGACGAGAGACTCTTTGAATACCTCTGCTCTGCTCTCTACTACCAGGCAAGTAACATGAACAACGTTCCTTGGCCCTTAGAGTTCGCACACGCTTTCAGCCTCGTGGAAGACACCCTACTCGACTTCCTAACAGACGAGTTCTTCGCTAGGATAGTTAAAATGGCTAAAAAGGAAGGAGTTGAGGCAAACGTTTTCTACAGGATGTTTAAACCAAAACACGGATTGGAGAGCGTTTGGGGAAAGAGGGGGAGGGGGGTCTAA